A stretch of Treponema vincentii F0403 DNA encodes these proteins:
- a CDS encoding omptin family outer membrane protease, whose translation MRLHRFLSASFIIFFIFFRGLAAQDAEIPETEGKKKNFPVSGFVAFSINTLIAESREYACYYDAILSDLKWPLTPSVSYTLYGGLHFPKGFHIEGFFSFMQPMPTAPMTDTDFEGIQATPPQTGITKFSEHNCTIIGGLSWAAKLGLQLPMPQTAAMRAAGISLTVEPMLSFYYSNIRWYSYGGYLQYARMRPNGTYESWSAALPKIFHSGSAVSYQQQIMIPAIGLGFVAAFPHKLTLSSDFHLTADIMASAEDIHHNRNIKFIDIMDGGWGMHGNVRLSWNCLPFFSVFFNFFYIYCITMEGSSIRYNGITSTKPYSYTPLNSAGTSLRGCTCSIGLAFSIGR comes from the coding sequence ATGCGGCTGCATCGCTTTTTATCAGCATCATTTATCATTTTTTTTATTTTTTTTCGCGGACTTGCGGCACAGGATGCAGAAATACCGGAAACCGAAGGAAAGAAAAAAAATTTTCCGGTAAGCGGGTTTGTCGCTTTTTCGATAAATACCCTAATTGCTGAAAGCCGTGAATATGCCTGCTATTACGATGCTATTTTGAGCGACTTAAAGTGGCCGCTTACCCCTTCGGTTTCCTACACGCTGTATGGCGGGCTCCATTTTCCGAAAGGCTTTCATATTGAAGGTTTTTTTTCATTTATGCAGCCGATGCCTACAGCGCCGATGACCGATACCGATTTTGAGGGAATACAAGCAACACCTCCCCAAACAGGAATAACAAAATTTTCAGAACATAACTGCACCATTATCGGCGGGCTTTCATGGGCTGCTAAACTCGGATTGCAGTTGCCGATGCCGCAAACCGCCGCTATGCGGGCTGCCGGCATTTCATTGACAGTAGAGCCGATGCTCAGTTTTTACTATTCGAATATCAGATGGTATTCCTACGGCGGATATTTGCAATATGCAAGAATGAGGCCTAACGGAACGTATGAGTCGTGGAGTGCCGCATTACCTAAGATATTCCATAGCGGATCGGCGGTATCATATCAACAACAGATAATGATACCTGCAATAGGGCTTGGTTTTGTAGCCGCCTTTCCCCATAAACTGACGCTTTCATCGGATTTTCACCTTACTGCCGATATCATGGCTTCGGCAGAAGATATTCACCACAACCGCAATATAAAATTTATTGATATTATGGACGGCGGCTGGGGGATGCACGGTAATGTCCGATTAAGCTGGAACTGTTTGCCGTTTTTTTCGGTGTTTTTTAACTTCTTTTATATATACTGCATTACTATGGAAGGCAGCAGTATCCGTTATAACGGTATCACATCAACTAAGCCCTATTCCTATACGCCGTTAAACTCTGCAGGAACATCTTTACGCGGCTGCACCTGTTCAATCGGGCTTGCTTTTTCGATAGGGCGGTAA
- a CDS encoding class I SAM-dependent RNA methyltransferase → MRVIAEKIVFGGKALARIDGKTVFIPFALPDEELDITVTENRRDYSEAVIKKVVTPSPHRIEPPCPYFGQCGGCNLQMADDAYQQSLRQAMVAELFTRAHVTPERPPVFTAGPSWEYRNRFQFHVDKNGTIGMHGFASNTVVPVRDCPIAVPALRSVLQQGGLQKLFPHSKKIDKDRYHVFAQDAVYSPILPGASARVKDTVLNFSVFGFFQSNIAVLEKLIEPVADLPSCTRILDFYAGVGTFSAFLTEKAAELHLVEHNERALLAAQQNLDRIIAEKNSSCRCFFHTVSDAGWPDIPAAKLKYDAVIIDPPRQGVHSRVLTYLGQAKIPRIHYVSCNPATFVRDAKKLTSLGYRFAEYRLFDFYPQTHHCELLGIFIL, encoded by the coding sequence ATGCGAGTTATTGCGGAAAAAATCGTATTCGGAGGAAAAGCCCTTGCGCGGATAGACGGAAAAACGGTGTTTATCCCTTTTGCGCTCCCCGATGAAGAACTCGACATTACCGTTACGGAAAACCGGCGCGATTACAGCGAGGCCGTTATTAAAAAAGTCGTTACGCCTTCTCCGCACCGGATTGAACCGCCCTGTCCGTATTTCGGACAATGCGGCGGATGTAATTTGCAAATGGCCGATGATGCCTATCAGCAATCGCTCCGGCAGGCAATGGTTGCGGAGCTTTTTACGAGGGCTCATGTTACTCCCGAACGCCCGCCGGTTTTTACCGCGGGGCCTTCATGGGAATACCGGAACAGGTTTCAGTTTCATGTTGATAAAAACGGCACAATCGGAATGCACGGATTTGCAAGCAATACGGTTGTCCCCGTGCGTGATTGCCCTATTGCCGTGCCTGCGCTGCGTTCCGTTTTGCAGCAAGGCGGGCTGCAAAAACTTTTTCCCCACAGTAAAAAGATTGACAAAGACCGGTATCACGTTTTTGCGCAAGATGCCGTATATAGTCCTATCCTTCCCGGCGCTTCGGCACGGGTAAAAGATACCGTACTGAATTTTAGCGTATTCGGCTTTTTTCAGTCGAATATTGCAGTGCTTGAAAAACTGATTGAGCCCGTAGCCGATTTACCCTCCTGTACGCGGATACTCGATTTTTATGCCGGCGTCGGTACGTTCTCCGCGTTTTTAACGGAAAAAGCAGCCGAACTTCACTTAGTGGAACACAACGAGCGGGCACTTCTTGCGGCACAGCAAAATCTGGATCGTATTATTGCGGAAAAGAACAGTTCTTGCCGCTGCTTTTTCCATACGGTTTCCGATGCCGGCTGGCCGGATATCCCCGCCGCGAAGCTGAAGTATGATGCCGTAATCATCGATCCCCCTCGGCAGGGTGTTCATAGCAGAGTGCTTACCTATCTGGGGCAAGCAAAAATCCCTCGTATTCACTATGTTTCCTGCAACCCTGCAACCTTTGTCCGCGATGCGAAAAAACTAACCTCATTGGGGTATCGCTTTGCCGAATACCGGTTATTCGATTTTTATCCTCAGACACATCACTGCGAGCTTTTAGGAATTTTTATCCTATGA
- a CDS encoding glycine C-acetyltransferase codes for MSNIHEMAFLKEKVQELKDQGLYKVPVTLDGPNEAECVINGKKVINLSSNNYLGFANHPRLKKAAIEAIETYGAGAGAVRPIIGNMKIHDELEELLAKFKREEAVLTFQSGFNCNAGVIQAVTDKGDLILSDELNHASIIDGSRLSKADKAVFKHSDMADLERVLKEKRPNYRNILIITDGVFSMDGDIAKLPEIVALAEKYECLTYVDDAHASGVLGESGRGSVDHFHLHGRVDFAIGTLSKAIGVVGGYVAGKQVSIDWLKNRGRPFLFSTGLPPAAVGACIEAIKMLMESTEYTDRLWKNARYFKEKLSRLGFNTGHSETPITPVIIGEEAKTLEFSKKLFENGLFIGPIVFPTVPKGTGRVRCMVTAGHTTEQLDRAIAIFEKVGKEMGIIA; via the coding sequence ATGAGCAACATTCACGAAATGGCTTTTTTAAAGGAAAAAGTACAGGAATTAAAAGATCAAGGATTATACAAAGTTCCGGTAACGCTTGACGGACCGAACGAGGCGGAATGTGTTATTAATGGAAAGAAAGTTATCAATCTTTCTTCAAATAACTACCTCGGCTTTGCGAATCATCCCCGCCTCAAGAAGGCTGCGATTGAAGCAATCGAAACCTACGGAGCGGGAGCCGGTGCGGTTCGCCCCATCATCGGTAACATGAAAATTCACGATGAGCTTGAAGAGCTGCTTGCAAAGTTCAAGCGGGAAGAAGCGGTACTCACCTTCCAGTCGGGCTTTAACTGCAATGCGGGCGTTATCCAAGCGGTTACCGACAAAGGCGACCTTATCCTTTCGGATGAATTGAACCATGCGTCCATTATCGACGGCTCCCGCCTTTCAAAAGCGGATAAGGCGGTGTTTAAGCATTCCGATATGGCGGATTTAGAGCGGGTTTTGAAAGAGAAGCGCCCCAACTACCGCAATATTCTGATTATCACCGACGGCGTGTTCTCTATGGACGGCGATATTGCAAAGCTGCCGGAGATTGTTGCGCTTGCGGAAAAATACGAGTGCTTAACCTACGTGGATGACGCCCATGCGAGCGGCGTATTAGGCGAAAGCGGACGCGGCTCCGTCGACCACTTCCACCTGCACGGCCGGGTAGACTTTGCAATCGGTACCCTGTCCAAGGCGATCGGTGTTGTCGGCGGTTATGTTGCCGGTAAGCAGGTCAGCATCGACTGGCTGAAAAACCGCGGACGCCCCTTCTTGTTCTCTACCGGACTTCCGCCCGCCGCTGTCGGCGCTTGTATCGAAGCCATCAAAATGCTGATGGAGTCTACCGAATACACCGACCGGCTGTGGAAAAATGCCCGCTACTTCAAAGAGAAGCTTTCCCGTCTCGGCTTTAACACCGGACACAGCGAAACACCCATTACGCCGGTCATCATCGGAGAAGAAGCAAAGACGCTGGAATTTTCCAAGAAGCTGTTTGAAAACGGCTTATTCATCGGGCCGATTGTGTTCCCGACCGTACCGAAGGGCACCGGCCGGGTCCGCTGCATGGTAACGGCAGGACATACCACCGAGCAGCTTGACCGCGCTATCGCTATCTTTGAAAAAGTCGGAAAAGAAATGGGCATTATCGCGTAA
- a CDS encoding NAD(+)/NADH kinase — MDRLIIIRRPTRLDALVARFNTKQQAQFYIEHLNADFKDYEAEHETYYAVLDRLVKTAQGIGNVQVIDWKFLPNFIFGKNDTVITVGQDGLIANTLKYLEAQKLIGINPDSSRWDGILSQFSVDEAGTVIRQALNDEATVKQVTKAKVQLSDNQVLYAVNDFFIGVKNHASARYAITIDGAVENQSSSGIIVSTPLGRSGWMKSVLAGASGITGRLSKQSLAIKAKSVIDWGKEQLTFAVREPFPSVNTGTKIIFGSITPGTDFCVESRMGENGIIFSDGIQDDYLDFNYSVVARISIADSKGNIVVK, encoded by the coding sequence ATGGACAGGCTGATTATTATCCGCCGTCCGACTCGTTTAGATGCGCTTGTCGCGCGGTTTAATACAAAGCAGCAGGCTCAATTTTACATCGAACATCTGAATGCGGATTTTAAGGATTATGAAGCGGAACACGAAACGTACTATGCGGTATTGGATAGGCTGGTAAAAACCGCGCAAGGTATCGGCAACGTACAAGTTATCGACTGGAAATTTTTACCGAATTTTATATTCGGCAAAAATGATACGGTTATTACCGTCGGACAGGACGGTCTTATCGCCAATACTCTGAAATATCTGGAAGCGCAAAAACTGATCGGCATCAATCCCGATTCAAGCAGGTGGGACGGCATCCTGTCTCAGTTTTCGGTAGATGAGGCCGGAACGGTTATCAGGCAGGCGTTGAATGACGAGGCAACCGTAAAGCAGGTTACCAAAGCAAAAGTACAGCTTTCCGATAATCAGGTGCTGTATGCCGTCAACGATTTTTTTATCGGTGTTAAAAATCATGCGTCGGCGCGGTATGCTATTACGATTGACGGAGCCGTAGAAAACCAATCTTCAAGCGGCATTATCGTTTCTACGCCGCTCGGACGCTCCGGTTGGATGAAAAGCGTATTGGCAGGCGCTTCGGGAATTACCGGCCGCTTATCAAAACAATCGCTCGCAATTAAAGCAAAGTCCGTCATCGATTGGGGCAAAGAACAGCTCACCTTTGCCGTGAGGGAACCGTTCCCGAGCGTCAACACCGGTACAAAGATTATTTTCGGTTCTATCACCCCCGGTACGGATTTCTGCGTTGAATCGAGGATGGGCGAAAACGGCATCATCTTTTCCGATGGCATTCAAGATGATTATCTTGATTTTAATTATTCGGTTGTGGCGCGTATTTCCATCGCGGATTCCAAGGGCAATATCGTAGTGAAATAG
- a CDS encoding SPFH domain-containing protein produces MFGLRFVKFEPNEYIHVIKKGRVVKKGRGLSFWFYKPSTSIITVPLETKNVPFMFEELSSDYQTLTIQGDLIYKITDTEKIIDQVNFSVDLKNYAYLSDDPEKLSRIIINLVNTMTKTEVSKLPLREAIQSIDRIAGALKEAVQHNEYLQNLGITITNINILSILPNKETARALEAETRENILREADDAVYKRRNAAVEQERKIKENELNTQIAVEEKQRQIMEAHMEGKRAVQEKKRVILQEDMAFKIKQEQENAKLIEISVKNKKTEADIKAYSLNAVLEPMSKINPEIIKALSSIGMAPEKLIANAFTGLAENAGKIGELNISSELLQQLMKK; encoded by the coding sequence ATGTTCGGATTGCGATTTGTAAAATTTGAACCAAATGAGTATATTCACGTAATTAAAAAAGGACGTGTGGTAAAAAAAGGACGCGGGCTTTCGTTTTGGTTTTATAAACCTTCGACTTCGATTATTACCGTTCCGCTTGAAACAAAAAACGTACCGTTCATGTTTGAAGAGCTTTCGAGTGATTATCAAACGCTGACCATACAAGGTGATTTGATCTATAAAATAACCGATACCGAAAAAATTATCGATCAAGTTAATTTCTCCGTTGATCTTAAAAATTATGCGTACCTCTCGGACGATCCTGAAAAATTGAGCAGGATTATTATCAATCTGGTAAATACGATGACCAAAACCGAAGTTTCCAAGCTGCCTTTGCGGGAAGCGATACAATCAATTGATCGAATTGCAGGGGCATTAAAAGAAGCGGTGCAGCACAACGAATATCTGCAAAATTTGGGAATTACAATCACAAATATCAATATTCTTTCAATCTTGCCGAACAAAGAAACAGCGCGGGCGTTGGAAGCGGAAACGCGAGAAAATATTCTGCGCGAAGCGGATGATGCGGTGTACAAACGGCGTAATGCAGCGGTAGAGCAGGAGCGGAAAATAAAAGAAAACGAATTGAACACGCAGATTGCAGTTGAAGAAAAACAACGGCAAATTATGGAAGCGCACATGGAGGGAAAACGAGCGGTTCAAGAAAAGAAACGGGTTATTTTACAGGAAGATATGGCATTCAAAATTAAGCAGGAGCAGGAAAATGCGAAGCTTATTGAAATTTCCGTTAAGAACAAGAAGACCGAGGCGGATATTAAAGCCTATTCGCTGAATGCCGTTCTGGAGCCGATGTCCAAGATCAATCCCGAAATTATCAAAGCGCTTTCTTCAATCGGTATGGCGCCCGAAAAGCTGATCGCAAATGCATTTACCGGACTCGCGGAAAATGCCGGTAAAATCGGCGAACTGAATATCAGTTCCGAACTGTTACAGCAGCTGATGAAAAAATAA
- the rpoN gene encoding RNA polymerase factor sigma-54 encodes MQQMGQTLGQRLEQRMSQSQIQSLDVLAMPTLELRERIAEELVENPALELIRSSGKPAVPEAEHTPQKERNVPYYRDDRTPSAVSLEASDAFQTFLENIPAPQRRSLQSHLLEQLFVHKLDPLTTSFAERIIGNLTTDGFYVVPLNELFKTELSAKAADKDSALTRHKISHALSIVRRLDPIGCATQDFKQSLLVQAKILFHDKIAIDPVYAYTIDILTNHFAYLEKARPYSLVRAVNGNADIPYKLTQENAEDILSLIASLNPFPGRALAADVTPDEYIIPTAFIERNGQEFTVRINNLEIPLLTVSPEFQSLISHTKDAAAKTYIKEQMQKAKAFIGSLNQREKTIVAVLGKIVAVQEAFFLTGDKRRLVPLTQQQIAKELDIHESTVSRTVAGKYVQCQWGTFEIQYFFTNSVAVQPPPGSSSQPNASAPAATPATREGVKDCIKELLTEHAAKDAKLSDQKISDLLQARFGISVARRTVAKYRKELDIGSSYSRT; translated from the coding sequence ATGCAGCAGATGGGACAAACTCTCGGGCAGCGGCTTGAGCAGCGGATGAGTCAAAGTCAAATCCAATCATTAGATGTACTGGCAATGCCGACCCTTGAGTTGCGCGAAAGGATTGCGGAAGAACTGGTCGAAAATCCTGCCTTGGAGCTTATCCGTAGCAGCGGGAAACCGGCCGTACCGGAAGCCGAACACACACCGCAAAAGGAACGAAATGTGCCGTATTACCGTGATGATCGGACTCCGTCAGCAGTTTCCTTAGAAGCAAGCGATGCGTTCCAAACTTTTTTGGAAAACATTCCGGCTCCCCAACGGCGAAGTTTGCAGAGTCATCTTTTGGAGCAGCTCTTTGTGCATAAGCTTGATCCGCTTACAACTTCTTTCGCCGAACGGATTATCGGGAACTTAACAACAGACGGCTTTTATGTGGTGCCGCTGAATGAACTTTTCAAAACGGAACTTTCCGCGAAAGCCGCTGATAAAGATTCTGCCCTTACGCGGCATAAAATATCCCATGCCTTATCGATTGTCCGCCGGCTTGATCCTATCGGTTGTGCAACGCAGGATTTTAAGCAATCGCTTTTGGTGCAAGCAAAGATTTTATTTCACGATAAAATAGCTATCGATCCTGTCTATGCTTACACAATCGATATCTTAACAAATCATTTTGCGTATTTGGAAAAAGCACGTCCGTATTCACTCGTTCGCGCCGTCAATGGGAATGCAGATATTCCCTACAAGCTTACCCAAGAAAATGCGGAAGACATTCTTTCACTGATTGCTTCGCTCAATCCTTTTCCGGGGCGGGCGCTTGCAGCAGATGTAACGCCGGATGAGTATATCATTCCAACTGCGTTTATCGAACGGAATGGTCAGGAGTTCACCGTGAGAATCAATAATCTTGAAATACCGCTTTTAACCGTCTCACCGGAATTTCAGAGTTTAATAAGTCATACAAAAGATGCCGCCGCTAAAACCTATATAAAAGAACAGATGCAAAAAGCAAAGGCCTTTATCGGGAGCTTAAATCAGCGGGAAAAAACGATTGTCGCGGTGCTGGGTAAAATAGTGGCGGTACAAGAAGCCTTTTTTTTAACCGGAGATAAGCGGCGGCTTGTTCCGCTTACTCAGCAGCAGATAGCAAAGGAGCTGGATATCCATGAATCGACTGTATCGAGGACGGTCGCCGGAAAATATGTCCAATGCCAATGGGGCACGTTTGAGATACAATACTTCTTTACCAATTCCGTGGCGGTACAGCCGCCGCCCGGCAGTTCTTCACAACCTAATGCTTCTGCACCGGCTGCTACCCCTGCAACGAGGGAAGGCGTAAAAGATTGTATTAAGGAGCTGCTTACCGAGCACGCGGCGAAAGACGCAAAGCTTTCCGATCAAAAAATTTCCGACTTGCTGCAGGCACGATTCGGCATTTCCGTTGCCCGCCGCACGGTTGCAAAATATAGAAAGGAGCTCGACATCGGCTCATCATATAGCCGAACATGA
- a CDS encoding L-threonine 3-dehydrogenase produces MKTILVTGALGQIGSELVMHLRKTYGGSNVIASDVVKKDMPEVLESGPFEQLNVLEPQKVADVCKKYKVDTVIHLAALLSAVAERDPQMAFNINIHGLYNMLEIARENKYRFFVPSSIAAFGPGTPKDKTPQDTIQRPTSMYGVTKVSGELLCDYYHKRFGLDTRGVRFPGLISYTTLPGGGTTDYAVDIYYEALKNKKYDCFIKEGTYMDMMYMPDALKAVQQLLEADESKLIHRNAFNIASMSFTPEIIAAEIKKHIPEFQMTYKVDPMRQAIADSWPNSIDDTCARNEWNWKPEYTLETMTVDMLEKLSKRLGVAYHSAQK; encoded by the coding sequence ATGAAAACGATACTCGTAACGGGAGCCCTCGGTCAGATCGGCAGTGAGTTAGTCATGCACCTGCGTAAGACCTACGGCGGCAGCAATGTTATTGCAAGTGATGTGGTTAAAAAAGATATGCCGGAAGTGCTTGAATCCGGACCTTTTGAGCAGCTGAACGTATTGGAACCGCAGAAGGTTGCCGATGTATGTAAAAAATATAAAGTAGACACTGTTATACACTTAGCGGCGCTTTTATCTGCCGTTGCGGAACGAGACCCGCAAATGGCGTTCAATATCAATATCCACGGATTGTATAATATGCTGGAAATTGCGCGGGAAAATAAATACCGGTTCTTTGTGCCCAGCTCCATCGCGGCTTTCGGGCCGGGAACTCCTAAGGATAAGACCCCGCAGGATACCATTCAGCGGCCGACATCGATGTACGGCGTAACCAAGGTTTCCGGTGAGCTGCTGTGCGACTACTATCACAAGCGCTTTGGACTTGATACCCGCGGCGTCCGCTTTCCCGGGCTTATTTCGTATACAACCTTGCCGGGCGGCGGCACAACCGACTATGCCGTCGACATTTATTATGAAGCGCTCAAGAACAAAAAATACGACTGCTTTATTAAGGAAGGCACCTATATGGATATGATGTACATGCCCGATGCCTTAAAAGCGGTTCAGCAGCTTTTGGAAGCTGATGAATCAAAACTGATTCACCGCAACGCCTTTAATATCGCTTCCATGAGCTTTACACCGGAAATTATCGCTGCAGAAATCAAAAAGCACATTCCGGAATTTCAGATGACCTACAAGGTTGATCCCATGCGGCAGGCTATCGCCGATTCATGGCCGAACTCCATCGATGACACCTGTGCACGGAATGAATGGAACTGGAAGCCCGAATACACACTGGAAACAATGACCGTCGATATGCTGGAAAAACTGAGTAAGCGGCTCGGCGTTGCGTATCACTCTGCACAGAAATAA
- a CDS encoding queuosine precursor transporter: MNNPIFEDEAKGFMKKKNFLPVLSGLFVGVLVLSNILAVKMVQIGPFVFDGGTLLFPFSYIFGDVLTEVYGYRDSRKVIWTGFAALVFMTCNIWLVSILPAESSWNLQNDFNNILLQMPRISAGSICGYFIGEYSNSVVLSKMKVMSGGKHLWMRTIGSTLVGELLDSVVFVAIAFSGMYASSVLVVMAFSNYLFKTMIEVICTPFTYLVVNFFKKHEQIDTFDYGVHYNPLP; this comes from the coding sequence ATGAATAACCCAATTTTTGAAGATGAAGCCAAAGGCTTCATGAAGAAAAAGAATTTCTTGCCGGTTCTTTCCGGACTCTTTGTCGGTGTATTGGTTCTGTCGAATATTTTGGCAGTAAAGATGGTGCAAATCGGCCCGTTTGTATTTGACGGCGGTACGCTGCTTTTTCCCTTTTCCTACATCTTCGGTGATGTTCTAACTGAGGTGTACGGATATCGGGATTCCCGGAAAGTGATTTGGACGGGCTTTGCCGCACTTGTCTTTATGACCTGCAATATCTGGCTGGTCAGTATTCTCCCCGCGGAGAGCAGCTGGAACCTCCAAAACGATTTTAACAATATTTTGCTGCAAATGCCCCGGATCAGCGCAGGCAGCATCTGCGGCTATTTTATCGGCGAGTACAGCAATTCTGTCGTTCTTTCCAAGATGAAAGTAATGAGCGGCGGTAAACACTTATGGATGCGCACCATCGGCTCTACCCTAGTAGGAGAGCTGCTCGACAGCGTTGTTTTCGTTGCGATTGCCTTTTCCGGGATGTATGCTTCTTCGGTTTTAGTTGTGATGGCTTTTTCCAACTATCTTTTTAAGACGATGATAGAAGTTATCTGCACCCCGTTTACCTATCTGGTTGTAAACTTTTTTAAAAAACACGAACAGATTGATACGTTTGATTATGGGGTTCACTATAATCCGCTCCCATAG